A stretch of Brassica napus cultivar Da-Ae chromosome C6, Da-Ae, whole genome shotgun sequence DNA encodes these proteins:
- the BNAC06G05230D gene encoding uncharacterized protein BNAC06G05230D gives MDHQNVQITKKLWNVVRFLLYIIRKRVRKHKLIADFSATLKRGKNLMFHHRRRVHAADSTSSNALNAASSAAATAHLSHSSLFSCVQTPQTLDDDAAAARAVLELLNGVSDKGNVTPEAFSKALSLYFPGFGRTPLVRPLRVTDSPFPLTPGNGDVARRQVNQAADDFIKNFYNNLNQQKKMLESS, from the coding sequence ATGGATCATCAAAACGTACAAATAACCAAGAAGCTATGGAACGTCGTACGTTTTCTCTTGTACATAATCCGCAAACGCGTCAGAAAACACAAACTCATCGCCGACTTCAGCGCCACTCTCAAACGCGGCAAGAATCTTATGTTCCACCACCGTCGCCGCGTCCACGCCGCCGACTCCACTTCCTCAAACGCTCTAAACGCTGCTTCATCAGCTGCCGCAACTGCACATCTAAGCCACAGTAGTCTCTTCTCGTGTGTTCAAACGCCTCAGACGCTTGACGACGACGCAGCCGCTGCTAGAGCAGTTCTTGAGCTTCTTAACGGCGTTAGCGACAAAGGAAACGTTACGCCAGAGGCTTTCTCAAAGGCTTTGTCTCTTTACTTTCCCGGGTTTGGACGGACTCCACTGGTAAGGCCGTTAAGAGTAACGGACTCACCGTTTCCGTTGACCCCGGGAAATGGTGACGTGGCAAGAAGACAAGTAAACCAAGCGGCTGATGATTTCATAAAGAACTTTTACAATAACTTGAATCAGCAGAAAAAGATGTTAGAGTCCAGCTAA
- the LOC106404214 gene encoding uncharacterized protein LOC106404214 — protein sequence MHIYASCGLWKFDPLKGWGFTVDKNKRGRVLYMELTSSFEDLRRMVLEDFGIDQNLVELELSYLPMELIGSIDCPPVIIESDRQVKNFLTYVRGKTSTSLCVSTSPISGNNSNIGVDNEKSSSPIREQGEPSSFPPRDDSVRSSESSKDVEDNSNSNANKEDDVLAIKAKEDDNGKSVRFSMVDVVKRGETFQNKTMLKATMEMSAMTHNFDYKVVKSDRNLWYIRCKYNPCKWSVRAEGLSGSTYFIIKKYVADHTCAASSMNNGGRTASAKTIGSLIMHRYDGVKEGPKTNDVIQIMRMEHGCEISKSLAWDAREFAISMVRGIPEKSFGKIPKYLHMLREANPGTHTFYETDVDGRFRFLFVSFGQSVRGFQTAMRQVLVVDGTFLKSKYKGVLLAATALDGNSNLYPVAFAVVDSENDRSWDWFMRQLKVVIADEHSLAFVSDRNASLCKAIENVYPLSHHGICIHHLLNNVVTHYRGKGLAGLIAKASKAYRVIDFQKRFQAVCNISPAIGKYLTDADVTKWARCQFPGFRYDIRTTNPAESINSALRTPREYPVIPLLDSIREMLTRWFFERRTRSRKHTKPLTIAIEKKIDRRINKGKTFLVQPVDEYRFLVRGDTIDCLVDLDRRTCSCGKYDLLKIPCRHAIKAGLTVGRAPSSLTDEMYTTSTWRTAYEETINPIGVPEDSWVVPDDVWNANVEPPESRRGAGRRRKRRYETVEDKLRSSQGAEEKKRRRCSRCGEENHNRATCDRVI from the coding sequence ATGCATATCTATGCTTCTTGTGGGTTGTGGAAATTTGATCCCCTTAAAGGATGGGGATTTACGGTTGATAAGAACAAACGAGGTAGAGTATTGTACATGGAATTGACAAGTTCCTTTGAAGACCTAAGGCGTATGGTTTTAGAAGATTTTGGAATTGACCAAAACCTTGTCGAGCTTGAGTTAAGCTACTTACCTATGGAGTTAATCGGTTCAATAGACTGTCCCCCAGTTATCATTGAGAGTGATCGGCAAGTCAAAAATTTTCTTACTTATGTACGTGGAAAAACTTCTACAAGCTTGTGTGTGTCTACTTCACCTATCAGTGGAAACAACAGCAACATTGGGGTTGATAATGAGAAATCTAGCTCGCCTATCAGAGAACAAGGTGAACCTTCCTCGTTTCCACCTCGAGATGACAGTGTTCGTTCATCTGAATCAAGCAAGGATGTTGAAGATAATTCCAACTCAAACGCCAAtaaagaagatgatgttctcGCCATTAAAGCAAAAGAAGACGATAATGGAAAAAGTGTTCGGTTTTCTATGGTGGATGTTGTGAAGAGGGGTGAaacgtttcaaaacaaaaccatgTTGAAAGCAACTATGGAAATGTCGGCAATGACGCATAATTTCGATTACAAAGTTGTGAAATCTGACAGAAACCTTTGGTACATCCGATGCAAATACAACCCTTGCAAATGGAGTGTTCGAGCTGAGGGGTTATCAGGTTCCACATATTTCATCATCAAAAAATATGTGGCGGATCATACATGCGCTGCGTCGAGTATGAATAATGGTGGTCGGACAGCTTCTGCAAAGACAATTGGCAGTCTAATAATGCATAGGTATGATGGTGTGAAAGAAGGTCCCAAAACAAATGATGTCATACAGATTATGAGGATGGAACATGGATGTGAGATATCTAAGTCCTTAGCATGGGATGCTCGGGAGTTTGCAATTAGCATGGTTAGAGGTATTCCAGAGAAGAGTTTCGGAAAAATTCCAAAGTACTTGCACATGCTGAGAGAAGCTAATCCAGGAACGCATACGTTTTATGAAACCGATGTTGATGGTAGATTCAGATTTCTCTTCGTTTCGTTTGGCCAATCAGTACGAGGTTTTCAGACAGCCATGCGACAAGTTCTTGTGGTAGATGGGACATTTTTGAAGAGCAAATACAAAGGGGTCTTACTTGCTGCGACCGCTTTAGATGGAAACTCTAACTTGTATCCTGTTGCGTTTGCGGTTGTGGACTCAGAAAATGATCGTTCATGGGATTGGTTTATGAGACAGCTAAAGGTTGTTATTGCGGACGAGCATTCTCTAGCTTTTGTGTCAGACAGAAATGCCTCACTTTGTAAGGCAATAGAGAATGTGTATCCTCTTTCTCATCATGGAATTTGCATCCACcatttgttgaataatgtgGTCACACATTACAGAGGAAAGGGACTGGCTGGATTGATTGCAAAAGCTTCTAAAGCTTATAGAGTCATTGATTTTCAGAAGCGATTCCAAGCTGTCTGCAATATTAGTCCAGCTATTGGAAAATATTTAACAGATGCAGATGTTACAAAGTGGGCTCGCTGTCAGTTTCCAGGATTCAGGTATGACATCAGAACGACTAACCCAGCTGAATCAATAAACTCTGCTTTGCGCACACCAAGAGAGTATCCAGTCATTCCTTTGTTGGATAGCATCAGAGAAATGCTGACCCGTTGGTTCTTCGAACGGCGCACACGAAGCAGGAAGCACACAAAACCATTAACTATTGCCATCGAGAAAAAGATAGACAGGCGGATTAATAAGGGTAAAACGTTTCTGGTTCAGCCAGTTGATGAGTACCGTTTTTTGGTTCGCGGAGATACAATCGACTGCCTGGTTGATTTGGATAGAAGAACCTGCTCATGTGGGAAATACGACCTACTGAAAATCCCATGTAGACACGCAATCAAGGCTGGTTTAACAGTTGGTCGAGCCCCATCCTCACTAACGGATGAAATGTACACGACTTCCACTTGGAGAACAGCTTATGAAGAAACTATCAATCCAATAGGTGTTCCGGAGGATAGTTGGGTTGTTCCAGATGATGTCTGGAATGCTAATGTGGAACCTCCtgaatcaagaagaggagcaggaaggagaagaaagcgcAGATACGAGACGGTCGAAGACAAACTTCGTTCATCGCAAGGAGCTGAAGAAAAGAAGAGGCGCAGATGCAGTCGATGTGGCGAAGAGAATCATAACAGAGCTACATGCGACAGAGTGATTTAG
- the LOC106406059 gene encoding homeobox-leucine zipper protein ATHB-15-like has translation MAMSCKDGKMGCLDNGKYVRYTPEQVEALERLYHDCPKPSSIRRQQLIRECPILSNIEPKQIKVWFQNRRCREKQRKEASRLQAVNRKLTAMNKLLMEENDRLQKQVSQLVHENSYFRQHTPNPTLPAKDTSCESVVTSGQHQLASQNPPRDASPAGLLSIAEETLAEFLSKATGTAVEWVQMPGMKPGPDSIGIISISHGCAGVAARACGLVGLEPTRVAEIVKDRPSWFRECRAVDVMNVLPTANGGTIELLYMQLYAPTTLAPPRDFWLLRYTSVLEDGSLVVCERSLKSTQNGPSMPLVQHFVRAEMLPSGYLIRPCDGGGSIIHIVDHMDLEACSVPEVLRPLYESPKVLAQKTTMAVLRQLKQIAQEVSQTNSSVNGWGRRPAALRALSQRLSRGFNEAVNGFTDEGWSVMGDSMDDVTITVNSSPDKLMGLNLAFSNGFTPVSSVVLCAKASMLLQNVPPAILLRFLREHRSEWADNNIDAYLAAAVKVGPCSARVGGFGGQVILPLAHTIEHEESMEVIKLEGLGHSPEDAIVPRDIFLLQLCSGMDENAVGTCAELIFAPIDASFADDAPLLPSGFRIIPLDSTKEVSSPNRTLDLASALEIGPAGTTKASTDQSGISGTCARSVMTIAFEFGIESHMQEHVASMARQYVRGIISSVQRVALALSPSHISSQVGLRTPLGTPEAQTLARWICQSYRCYMGVELLKSTSEGSESVLKNLWHHTDAIICCSMKAMPVFTFANQAGLDMLETTLVSLQDISLEKIFDDNGRKTLCSEFPQIMQQGFASLQGGICLSSMGRPVSYERAVAWKVLNEEENAHCICFVFINWSFV, from the exons ATGGCAATGTCTTGCAAAGATGGGAAGATGGGATGCTTAGACAACGGGAAGTATGTGAGGTACACACCTGAGCAAGTTGAAGCACTTGAGAGGCTTTATCATGACTGTCCTAAACCCAGTTCCATCCGCCGTCAGCAGTTGATCAGAGAGTGTCCTATTCTCTCTAACATTGAGCCTAAACAGATCAAAGTATGGTTTCAGAACCGAAG ATGCAGAGAGAAACAGAGGAAAGAGGCTTCACGGCTTCAAGCTGTGAACAGGAAGTTGACGGCGATGAACAAGCTGTTGATGGAGGAGAATGATAGGTTGCAGAAGCAAGTGTCACAGCTGGTTCATGAAAACAGCTACTTCCGTCAACACACTCCCAAT ccTACCCTTCCAGCTAAAGACACAAGCTGTGAATCGGTTGTGACGAGTGGTCAGCACCAATTAGCATCACAGAATCCTCCAAGAGATGCTAGTCCTGCAGG ACTTTTGTCCATTGCAGAAGAAACTTTAGCAGAGTTTCTTTCAAAGGCAACTGGAACCGCTGTTGAGTGGGTACAGATGCCTGGAATGAAG CCTGGTCCGGATTCCATTGGAATCATTTCTATTTCTCACGGTTGCGCAGGTGTGGCAGCACGCGCCTGTGGCCTAGTGGGTCTCGAGCCTACAAGG GTCGCAGAGATCGTCAAGGATCGGCCTTCGTGGTTCCGCGAATGCCGAGCTGTTGATGTTATGAATGTGTTGCCAACCGCCAACGGTGGAACCATTGAGCTGCTTTATATGCAGCTCTATGCACCAACTACGTTGGCTCCACCACGCGACTTCTGGTTGTTGCGTTACACATCTGTTCTAGAAGATGGCAGCCTTGTGGTGTGCGAGAGGTCTCTTAAGAGCACTCAAAACGGTCCTAGCATGCCACTGGTTCAACATTTTGTTAGAGCAGAGATGCTACCCAGTGGGTACTTGATACGTCCTTGTGATGGTGGTGGCTCCATCATACACATTGTTGATCATATGGATTTGGAG GCTTGTAGTGTCCCTGAGGTCTTGCGTCCGCTCTACGAGTCACCAAAAGTACTTGCACAGAAGACAACAATGGCA GTGCTGCGCCAACTCAAGCAAATAGCACAAGAGGTGTCTCAGACTAACAGTAGCGTCAATGGCTGGGGACGGCGTCCTGCTGCCTTACGAGCTTTGAGTCAAAGGCTAAGCAG AGGCTTCAATGAGGCTGTTAATGGTTTCACTGATGAAGGATGGTCGGTGATGGGAGACAGCATGGATGATGTCACAATCACTGTGAACTCTTCTCCAGACAAGCTGATGGGTTTGAACCTTGCATTTTCCAATGGCTTTACTCCTGTTAGCAGTGTGGTCTTATGCGCAAAAGCCTCCATGCTTTTACAG AATGTTCCTCCGGCAATCCTGCTTAGGTTTCTGAGGGAGCACAGATCAGAATGGGCTGACAACAACATTGATGCATATTTGGCAGCAGCTGTTAAAGTGGGGCCTTGTAGTGCCAGGGTTGGAGGATTCGGTGGGCAAGTTATACTTCCACTTGCTCACACTATTGAGCATGAAGAG TCCATGGAAGTCATCAAACTGGAAGGTCTTGGCCACTCCCCTGAAGATGCAATCGTTCCAAGAGATATCTTCCTCTTACAA CTTTGTAGCGGAATGGATGAAAATGCTGTTGGAACATGCGCTGAACTCATATTTGCTCCAATTGATGCTTCCTTTGCTGATGATGCGCCTCTGCTTCCTTCTGGCTTCCGTATCATCCCTCTTGATTCCACAAAG GAAGTATCTAGTCCAAACCGAACCTTGGATCTTGCTTCAGCACTGGAGATTGGTCCAGCCGGAACAACAAAAGCTTCAACCGATCAATCAGGAATCTCGGGTACATGTGCAAGATCTGTGATGACAATAGCGTTTGAGTTCGGTATTGAGAGCCATATGCAAGAACATGTAGCATCCATGGCTAGGCAGTACGTTCGTGGTATTATCTCATCGGTTCAGAGAGTTGCATtggctctctctccttctcacATCAGTTCACAAGTCGGTCTGCGCACTCCTTTGGGTACTCCTGAAGCCCAAACACTTGCTCGTTGGATCTGCCAGAGTTACAGGTGCTACATGGGCGTTGAGCTACTTAAATCAACAAGTGAAGGCAGTGAATCTGTTCTCAAGAACCTTTGGCATCATACAGATGCTATCATCTGCTGCTCAATGAAG GCCATGCCAGTCTTCACATTTGCAAACCAGGCGGGGCTTGACATGCTTGAGACTACATTGGTTTCTCTTCAAGATATCTCTTTAGAGAAGATATTTGATGACAATGGAAGAAAGACTCTCTGCTCTGAGTTCCCACAGATCATGCAACAG ggtttcgcgAGTCTTCAAGGTGGGATATGTCTGTCAAGCATGGGGAGGCCAGTTTCATACGAGAGAGCAGTTGCTTGGAAAGTACTCAATGAAGAAGAGAACGCTCATTGTATCTGCTTTGTGTTCATCAACTGGTCCTTTGTTtga
- the LOC106404802 gene encoding uncharacterized protein LOC106404802: protein MTIDQLPKCLFKEGTETQVEKVNNSCRTSILAKVAKYCPDEYKEVSEDPLFAQIVAIHVHKLQFSARAIHTFVCKQLLSAKRYELWFHYARRPLRFSMQEFYAITGLKYNDEPDLEIDDWEYDGGFWSKLLRRQKNISVQQIRKVHVKLCNTWSRVDRLRLVYLCVIAGILMAKDEKVWIPYKYIKLVMNFEKMRKYPWGLHSFDMLVSSIINARDKVKTQNSYVVDGFSYALQIWLMEAVPDIGSLLGQKLREGVKTMRCRNWKGSAKISYEDIITIESNFASTGDVFPSISTSGNFKDVITDAEFVRVCEMKDERVDLIIDMQRNKYDWSKHVWAYKETVKPFQYSSEEDGSDEEAAVETSETDIEEEIESTRVSPTKKRKNRSRDTGAESRKKRLLCQRSTEKYRDLEEEMKSYIQSMFNSSFTALGLEVREIIEDRFTKLEEKILSSQTQGGAPANTQTRGTDPFWTPSAAAADLAPSRSAASAPYRSRASATAHNGGPANAAKTRSQTKDADLSDVFGSLFSTLDVNIGTQEYLQKTMGNLTQESNVDGFDPSQDKQSEGPSDFTTPMTSFRPQIFKTPFLIDSDDIEVRCKAKDYELVFLPEDKWAKLTEWTLNPTVLQIGSSTFDAELASRIIGPNIWLKNFDMDAMMYLFREKTTLRRWSPDRVAFLNCMFSNQIITAYGKLDGNRRGYKIDDNFLEYGRGELPYHGSTGSVWSVDVDRLYIPICVNQIHWISICVNLVNRTIDVFDCGGKKNNRVIEAFAVLIPRIVKAVQSPERKKDFNVKQYTVSYVPMRGLNMSGNDCGAYSLKFIECHLLGLDFSLVNDENIKEARHKIAFDLWEAANDAVLQSRMSTFKPPKRAPVKPVDLG from the exons ATGACGATTGATCAGTTGCCTAAATGCTTATTCAAAGAGGGAACTGAAACACAAGTTGAGAAGGTCAACAACAGTTGTCGAACTTCCATACTTGCGAAGGTGGCGAAGTACTGTCCAGACGAGTACAAAGAAGTGTCGGAGGATCCGCTATTTGCTCAGATTGTGGCCATTCATGTACACAAGCTTCAGTTTTCGGCAAGAGCGATCCACACCTTCGTTTGCAAGCAGCTTCTGTCCGCAAAGCGTTATGAGTTGTGGTTCCATTATGCTAGGAGGCCTCTCAGATTTTCAATGCAAGAATTCTATGCCATCACAGGTTTGAAATACAATGACGAGCCCGACTTGGAGATTGATGACTGGGAATATGATGGAGGGTTTTGGAGTAAGTTGCTAAGGAGACAGAAAAATATTTCGGTTCAGCAAATCAGGAAGGTTCATGTGAAGTTGTGTAATACATGGTCTCGTGTTGATAGGCTGCGGTTGGTCTATTTGTGTGTGATTGCTGGTATTCTTATGGCGAAGGATGAGAAGGTGTGGATCCCATACAAGTACATCAAGCTCGTGATGAACTTCGAGAAGATGAGGAAATATCCGTGGGGTCTTCACTCTTTTGATATGCTGGTGAGTTCCATTATCAACGCTAGGGATAAAGTGAAGACGCAAAACAGTTATGTCGTAGATGGATTCTCGTATGCACTTCAGATTTGGTTGATGGAAGCTGTTCCGGACATTGGGTCTCTTTTGGGTCAGAAACTGAGAGAAGGCGTGAAAACCATGAGGTGCAGAAATTGGAAAGGATCTGCTAAGATTTCCTATGAGGATATTATTACCATAGAGTCTAATTTTGCTTCCACC ggagATGTGTTTCCATCCATTTCTACATCTGGAAATTTCAAAGACGTGATTACTGATGCCGAGTTTGTTCGAGTCTGTGAGATGAAGGATGAAAGAGTTGATCTAATCATTGACATGCAGCGAAACAAGTATGACTGGAGTAAGCATGTTTGGGCTTATAAGGAAACAGTGAAACCATTTCAGTACAGTTCTGAGGAAGATGGTTCAGATGAGGAAGCGGCTGTAGAGACAAGTGAAACTGACATTGAAGAAGAAATAGAAAGCACCCGTGTGTCTCCTACTaagaagaggaagaacaggTCTCGGGATACTGGTGCGGagtcgaggaagaagaggttaCTTTGCCAAAGATCAACCGAGAAATATAGAGATCttgaagaggaaatgaagtCCTATATCCAGAGTATGTTTAACTCTTCTTTTACTGCCTTAGGCCTCGAGGTACGTGAGATTATTGAAGACCGCTTTACCAAATTAGAGGAGAAGATCCTTTCATCTCAGACTCAGGGTGGTGCACCTGCTAATACTCAGACTCGTGGTACTGATCCGTTTTGGACTCcttctgctgctgctgctg ATCTTGCTCCTTCTCGCAGTGCGGCTTCTGCTCCTTATCGCAGTCGAGCTTCTGCGACTGCTCACAATGGTGGTCCTGCGAATGCTGCGAAGACAAGGTCTCAGACAAAG GATGCAGATTTGTCTGATGTGTTTGGCAGCTTATTTAGCACCTTAGATGTGAATATAGGGACCCAAGAGTACTTACAGAAGACAATGGGTAACCTTACACAAGAGTCAAATGTTGACGGTTTTGATCCATCTCAAGACAAGCAGTCCGAAGGACCTTCTGATTTCACTACGCCAATGACTTCTTTTCGGCCACAGATCTTCAAAACACCTTTCTTGATTGATAGTGATGATATAGAAGTTCGTTGCAAAGCGAAAGACTACGAATTAGTTTTCCTTCCAGAAGACAAATGGGCCAAACTAACTGAATGGACATTGAATCCCAC AGTACTTCAGATTGGGTCATCTACATTTGATGCAGAGTTAGCCTCGCGGATTATTGGGCCTAATATTTGGTTGAAGAACTTT GACATGGACGCCATGATGTATTTGTTTCGGGAGAAAACCACATTGCGTCGGTGGAGTCCAGACCGAGTCGCATTTTTGAACTGTATGTTCAGTAATCAGATTATCACGGCCTATGGGAAGTTAGATGGAAACAGGAGAGGGTACAAAATCGACGACAATTTTCTCGAGTATGGAAGAGGCGAGCTTCCATATCATGGAAGCACAGGTTCAGTATGGAGCGTTGATGTCGATCGTCTCTACATCCCTATATGTGTTAACCAAATCCACTGGATCTCTATTTGCGTCAATCTTGTGAACCGGACAATTGATGTCTTCGATTGTGGGGGTAAGAAGAACAACAGGGTCATCGAAGCTTTTGCCGTCCTCATTCCACGAATCGTCAAGGCAGTCCAGTCGCCAGAGAGGAAGAAAGATTTCAATGTGAAACAGTATACTGTTTCATATGTCCCCATGCGCGGCCTAAACATGAGTGGTAATGATTGTGGTGCTTATTCATTGAAGTTCATAGAGTGCCATCTACTTGGATTAGATTTCTCATTGGTGAACGACGAGAACATCAAAGAAGCCCGACACAAGATAGCTTTTGATCTTTGGGAAGCAGCAAATGATGCGGTCTTGCAATCTCGGATGTCTACATTTAAGCCTCCAAAACGTGCTCCGGTGAAACCTGTTGACCTCGGTTAA
- the LOC106402793 gene encoding jacalin-related lectin 15, which produces MQSPLSSEGPSDSNPFPMAQKLEAKGGNGGKEWDDGAHHEGVSKIYIREGSEGIESIKFDYVKNGEPETGPIHGGLGQDFTDSFDLNHTIDEHIVSVKCYYDEGAIQGLVVKTNTRTSALMGYNLGTKFKLQVKDKKITGFHGSSDKNLNSLGAYFAPLPPANMEI; this is translated from the exons ATGCAAAGCCCTCTCTCTTCTGAAGGTCCATCAG ATTCAAATCCATTCCCAATGGCACAAAAGTTGGAAGCGAAAGGCGGAAATGGAGGCAAAGAATGGGATGATGGAGCTCATCATGAGGGTGTATCAAAGATTTATATACGAGAGGGTAGCGAAGGCATAGAGTCCATCAAGTTCGATTATGTCAAGAACGGGGAACCTGAAACTGGACCAATCCATGGTGGCTTGGGTCAAGATTTCACTGACTCG TTTGATCTTAACCATACCATTGATGAGCATATCGTATCTGTTAAGTGTTACTACGACGAGGGTGCGATACAAGGCCTTGTGGTCAAGACCAACACCAGAACTTCTGCACTCATGGGGTACAACCTTGGTACCAAGTTTAAACTTCAAGTGAAAGACAAGAAGATCACTGGGTTTCATGGATCTTCTGATAAAAACCTAAACTCTCTTGGAGCTTATTTCGCACCGCTTCCCCCTGCTAATATGGAAATATAA
- the LOC106406621 gene encoding uncharacterized protein LOC106406621, whose protein sequence is MEESHGINGVDDSYRHLPILYLTFLSIWSLSACSWTVNTFKNRNFQTNSLQWILASVPLIKALQLTLSFLFWHSCFHHQICSLWMSFGVYVTGVLFQTASFVSFLLISHGYCITCERLSLTERRTTASLGCVFYLTLVGYRASVPYFAVLLILNYMISFYVIFHHISQNLSVLREQLSFIEDENVQAMHDAVYAKYIMFKKFQGAMQIVAMAETVIYMNMDNSSQNYWLRLLIREWAQFCIFLYIGWTFRSQDMAPRFSVMPTLKPKDNTIIPPIYSMEMDEKTFKEFRSHEWNIGVPMPHSNYERQKDSVLVIIQHPR, encoded by the exons ATGGAAGAATCTCACGGCATCAATGGCGTCGATGATTCATATCGTCATCTCCCTATTCTCTACTTGACTTTTCTATCGATCTGGTCTCTCTCCGCTTGTTCTTGGACGGTTAACACTTTCAAGAACCGCAATTTTCAG ACAAATAGCTTACAATGGATTCTTGCTTCAGTTCCTTTGATCAAAGCATTACAGCTAACCCTATCTTTCCTCTTTTG GCATTCATGTTTTCACCACCAAATATGCTCTCTTTGGATGTCTTTTGGTGTATATGTGACTGGTGTTCTGTTTCAGACAGCTTCGTTTGTTTCCTTTTTACTCATCTCTCACGGTTACTGCATCACGTGTGAACGGCTCTCGTTGACAGAACGTAGAACCACAGCTTCACTTGGTTGTGTCTTTTACTTGACTCTCGTTGGATACAGAGCTTCTGTTCCTTACTTCGCAGTGCTTCTGATACTTAACTACATGATCTCATTCTATGTTATTTTCCACCATATATCACAAAACTTATCGGTGTTACGAGAACAACTGAGTTTCATCGAGGATGAGAATGTTCAAGCTATGCATGATGCTGTCTATGCTAAATACATCATGTTCAA AAAGTTTCAAGGAGCTATGCAGATAGTAGCAATGGCAGAAACTGTG ATATATATGAACATGGATAACTCCTCGCAGAACTATTGGCTCAGGCTACTGATTCGAGAGTGGGCTCAGTTTTGCATCTTTCTCTATATTGG ATGGACTTTCAGGTCTCAGGACATGGCCCCACGGTTCTCAGTCATGCCTACACTAAAACCCAAAGATAATACAATTATCCCTCCAATTTACAGCATG GAAATGGATGAAAAAACATTTAAAGAATTCAGAAGTCATGAATGGAACATTGGAGTG CCAATGCCACATTCAAACTATGAAAGGCAAAAAGATTCAGTTCTAGTGATAATTCAGCATCCTAGATAG
- the LOC106404215 gene encoding uncharacterized protein At4g04775-like has product MTSSTTSSARFPRISNHGVPTRCWCGEGITTFGSSTAENRYRRFYRCQIARDRKTENHLFKWIDEALIDEIRMVDAKHERVAQEITKFEERVMEKVKSEIVRVEAEMSEKFKEKVNLEIARVAQDMKQKLKITTVAMVVVGAIVGIWTSLTV; this is encoded by the exons ATGACCAGTTCGACGACTTCTTCTGCTCGTTTTCCTCGCATCTCTAATCATGGTGTGCCCACAAGATGTTGGTGTGGCGAGGGTATAACCACTTTTGGTTCATCGACGGCGGAGAATAGGTATCGACGATTCTACAGATGTCAAATCGCAAGAGAT AGAAAAACTGAGAATCATCTATTTAAATGGATTGATGAAGCTTTGATTGACGAGATACGGATGGTAGATGCGAAACATGAGAGAGTTGCTCAAGAGATTACAAAGTTTGAAGAAAGGGTTATGGAAAAAGTGAAGTCCGAAATTGTTAGAGTTGAAGCTGAGATGTCAGAAAAGTTCAAAGAGAAGGTGAACTTGGAGATTGCTAGAGTTGCACAGGATATGAAACAGAAGCTAAAGATTACGACGGTTGCTATGGTTGTTGTGGGAGCAATCGTGGGAATATGGACTTCTCTGACTGTCTGA